In the genome of Phlebotomus papatasi isolate M1 chromosome 2, Ppap_2.1, whole genome shotgun sequence, one region contains:
- the LOC129801125 gene encoding uncharacterized protein LOC129801125, with protein sequence MKLFVVTAILATILVVSMTVDGAQYSVHVTHDQFGGFGGFGGDGYGGGFGGGFGGGSEDGSDGADIYLHESEEGGDEGGNGGGGGGGGSGGNGGYSGGGGGGGGGGSSEYSGGGGGGSGGYGGYSGGGGGGGGGGDDSGEGYGGGDLTGFYGHNVPDYEYKYGVKDPKTGDQKEQWESRHHDFVKGEYSLVEPDGTKRIVSYTADPKNGFNAVVKKIGHHGY encoded by the exons ATGAAGTTATTTGTG GTGACGGCTATCTTGGCCACCATCCTCGTCGTGTCCATGACCGTCGATGGAGCACAGTATTCCGTGCACGTGACTCACGACCAATTCGGTGGATTTGGTGGATTCGGAGGTGATGGATACGGTGGAGGCTTCGGTGGAGGCTTTGGCGGAGGATCCGAGGATGGATCCGACGGAGCAGATATTTACCTTCATGAAAGTGAGGAAGGTGGTGATGAAGGAGGAAATGGAGGAGGAGGTGGCGGTGGAGGAAGTGGAGGAAACGGTGGATACAGTGGAGGCGGTGGTGGAGGCGGGGGTGGAGGAAGTAGTGAATACAGTGGAGGCGGTGGCGGAGGAAGTGGAGGATATGGTGGATACAGCGGTGGCGGCGGTGGTGGTGGAGGAGGTGGAGATGATTCTGGAGAAGGATACGGAGGTGGCGATCTGACCGGTTTCTACGGACAT AACGTACCTGACTACGAGTACAAGTACGGCGTCAAGGACCCTAAAACCGGCGACCAGAAGGAACAATGGGAGAGTCGCCATCACGATTTCGTCAAAGGAGAGTATTCCCTTGTTGAGCCTGATGGTACAAAACGCATTGTATCGTACACAGCTGATCCCAAAAATGGTTTCAATGCCGTCGTAAAGAAGATCGGACATCACGGTTACTAA